In a single window of the Flavobacterium ammoniigenes genome:
- the atpB gene encoding F0F1 ATP synthase subunit A: MVISNKPLKFILVALVAILPFVSFANPTEKKEATPTESTDVKSEIKEFINHHLLDAHDFTFNADKESGEHNGFSLPIILWDNGLQVFSSGEFHHGEKVAEHNGNYYVIHHEKIYKTDASGKLTEDEKSGHPTNVQPLDLSITKSVVGILFVALLMFFLFSRLAKSYAKNGGIASGAGRFFEPLVLYVRDEIAIPNIGEKNYKKYMSYLLTIFFFVFFLNILGLTPLGFNVTGNIAITASLALLTYLITTFSANKNYWAHIFWMPGVPTPMKFILAPIELLGTVIKPFSLMIRLYANILAGHVVLMSIIGLMFIFKSWIGSTLSFGLAFALSILEILVAFLQAYIFTMLSALYFGAGNEEHHHEGAEHH, translated from the coding sequence ATGGTGATTTCAAACAAACCACTTAAATTTATACTGGTAGCTTTAGTAGCTATTCTTCCTTTTGTAAGCTTTGCTAACCCAACTGAAAAAAAAGAAGCAACTCCAACAGAATCTACAGATGTAAAATCAGAAATAAAAGAGTTTATTAATCACCACTTACTTGACGCTCACGACTTTACTTTTAACGCAGATAAAGAATCTGGCGAGCACAACGGTTTCTCATTACCAATTATTTTATGGGATAATGGATTGCAAGTTTTTTCTTCTGGTGAATTTCACCACGGTGAAAAAGTAGCGGAACACAATGGGAACTATTACGTAATTCACCACGAAAAAATATATAAAACGGATGCTTCAGGAAAATTAACTGAAGATGAAAAATCAGGTCATCCAACGAATGTTCAGCCCTTAGATTTATCAATTACAAAAAGTGTTGTTGGAATCTTGTTTGTGGCGTTGTTAATGTTTTTCTTGTTTAGCCGTTTGGCAAAATCATATGCTAAAAACGGTGGAATTGCCTCAGGAGCAGGACGTTTCTTTGAGCCGTTGGTTTTGTACGTAAGAGACGAAATTGCGATTCCAAACATTGGAGAGAAAAACTACAAAAAATACATGAGCTATTTGCTTACCATTTTTTTCTTTGTGTTTTTCTTGAATATTTTAGGATTAACACCACTAGGATTTAACGTAACAGGTAACATTGCTATTACAGCTTCGTTAGCTTTATTGACGTATTTGATTACTACTTTCTCTGCTAATAAAAATTATTGGGCACACATTTTCTGGATGCCAGGCGTGCCAACACCAATGAAATTTATTTTAGCTCCAATTGAATTGTTAGGAACAGTTATCAAGCCATTTTCATTAATGATTCGTTTGTATGCTAACATTTTGGCTGGACACGTAGTATTAATGAGTATCATTGGATTGATGTTTATTTTTAAAAGTTGGATTGGAAGTACCTTGTCATTTGGATTGGCATTTGCACTTTCTATCCTAGAAATATTAGTAGCGTTTTTACAAGCGTATATTTTCACGATGTTGTCGGCTTTGTATTTTGGTGCTGGAAATGAAGAGCATCACCACGAAGGGGCTGAGCACCATTAA
- a CDS encoding bactofilin family protein: protein MFDKKTKSYTDLLGKTNRIVEGTRIKGNIYSVADFRLDGELTGNFQCEGKIVIGPAGIVVGDILCKNADIEGRYSGKIQVAELLNVKATATIYGEVTIGKLSVEPGADFSATCTMKTIPPTTSNGE from the coding sequence ATGTTTGATAAAAAAACAAAATCCTACACCGATCTATTAGGAAAAACGAACCGAATAGTTGAAGGTACCCGAATAAAAGGGAATATTTATTCGGTAGCCGATTTTAGATTGGACGGCGAATTAACGGGTAATTTTCAGTGTGAAGGGAAAATAGTTATTGGGCCTGCCGGAATTGTTGTTGGAGATATTTTGTGCAAAAATGCAGACATCGAAGGGCGTTATAGCGGTAAAATACAGGTAGCCGAATTGCTTAATGTAAAAGCCACAGCTACTATTTATGGCGAAGTCACGATTGGAAAGCTATCTGTAGAACCCGGCGCTGATTTTAGCGCAACCTGCACCATGAAAACGATTCCACCTACCACGTCAAATGGAGAATAA
- a CDS encoding DUF6168 family protein — protein MSFQFFPPTQQQKKGLALWIALVTFSYFVHQYLFELMEISTKDFSYSLLSLYLFFGIFSIVLRVVLFQVRSQNFDLVGMSFLIVTTVKMMTCFVFVRPILKSISSTSGIEKINFFMLFIVFLAIETLVTIRILNEKQ, from the coding sequence TTGAGCTTTCAATTTTTTCCCCCCACACAACAACAAAAGAAAGGACTAGCACTATGGATAGCTTTAGTGACGTTTTCCTATTTTGTTCATCAGTATTTATTTGAATTAATGGAAATTTCTACAAAAGATTTTTCCTATTCGCTCTTGAGTTTATATCTTTTTTTCGGAATATTTTCTATAGTTCTTAGGGTAGTTTTGTTCCAAGTTCGTTCTCAAAATTTTGATTTGGTTGGGATGTCTTTTTTAATAGTTACGACTGTAAAAATGATGACTTGTTTCGTATTTGTCCGCCCTATTTTGAAAAGCATATCGTCGACTTCTGGAATTGAAAAAATCAATTTTTTTATGCTATTTATTGTCTTTTTGGCAATTGAAACCCTAGTTACGATACGCATATTAAACGAAAAACAATAA
- a CDS encoding AtpZ/AtpI family protein, giving the protein MENKNNKKPFNKWLALINIPIQMGVIIFLFSYLGSWLDDKHPNTIFYYHKIVLLVGVFLALYNTIRQVNEINKSDSH; this is encoded by the coding sequence ATGGAGAATAAAAACAACAAGAAACCATTCAATAAATGGTTAGCCCTAATTAATATTCCTATTCAAATGGGGGTTATTATTTTTTTGTTTTCCTATCTGGGCAGTTGGTTAGATGATAAACATCCCAATACTATTTTTTATTATCACAAAATAGTTTTGTTAGTCGGCGTTTTTTTAGCCTTATACAATACGATCCGTCAAGTAAATGAAATCAATAAATCCGATTCCCATTGA